TTCTTGTTTTACTACTTGCTGGCACAATATAATGGTTCATGTATAAAGCCATTATAGTAACAATAGTTGCTCCAATAAAATATGGATATAAAAAGCGTGTAAAAGATATTTGTGAACTATTGATAGCAACAATTTCTGTGTTGTTTGCTAATCGAGAAGTAAATACAATAACCGCAATAAATAATGCCAATGGCATGAATGTATTTGCGTAATAAATGATAAAGTTCTTGTAATAGTCATTTACAATTTCAAAAAGTGTAAGTGTTTCATTTCGTAAAAACTTATCAATTTTTTCCGAAATATCAATGGCTACCGCAATAGGTATTAGAATAAGCAACGTAAATAAAAACGTTGTCAAATATCTTTTTAATATGTACCAATCGAGAATTCTCAAAATTACAAACGATTACTCATTTGTTTCACCATTTTATCTTTCCATTGTGCAAAGTCACCAGCTTTGATATGCTTTCGTGCTTCGCGAACTAACCATAAATAGAAACCTAAATTATGGATAGATGCAATTTGTTTTCCTAATAATTCTTTAGAAGCAAACAAATGCCTTAAATACGCTTTAGAATACAATGTGTCAACAAATGTGATTCCCATTTCATCAATCGGAGAAAAATCATTTTCCCATTTTTTATTTTTGATGTTAATAGTTCCATGCGCCGTAAATAACATTCCGTTTCTAGCGTTTCTTGTTGGCATAACACAATCGAACATATCGACTCCTAAAGCAATATTTTCAAGAATATTAATTGGAGTTCCTACTCCCATTAAATATCTAGGTTTGTCTTCTGGTAAAATATTACAAACGATATCCGTCATAGCATACAGTTCTTCCGCAGGTTCACCTACAGATAAACCTCCAATTGCATTTCCTTCTGCTTCAACAGATGCAATAAACTCAGCAGACTGCTTACGTAAATCTTTATAAGTGCTTCCTTGTACTATAGGAAAGAATGTTTGATCATAACCATATTTAGGTGGTACTTTACCCAAATGTTCAATACATCTTTTTAGCCAACGATGGGTCATATGCATTGAATTCTTGGCATAATTGTAATCGCATGGATATGGTGTACACTCATCAAAAGCCATGATTATATCCGCTCCAATAGATCTTTGAATCTCCATTACATTTTCTGGTGTAAAAAAATGTGTAGAACCGTCGATATGACTTTTAAATTTTACTCCTTCTTCATTAATCTTTCTTCTTCCTGATAACGAGTAAACTTGGTATCCTCCACTATCCGTTAAAATATTTCTATCCCAATTCATGAACTTGTGCAAACCACCAGCTTGCTCAAGAATATCTGTTTTTGGTCTTAAATATAAATGGTAAGTATTACCTAAAATAATATCTGGATTGATCTCATCTTTAAGCTCTGACTGGTGAACTCCTTTAACAGAAGCAACAGTACCTACCGGCATGAATATAGGAGTTTCTATAGTTCCATGATCTGTAGTTATAACGCCAGCTCTCGCCTTACTCTTTGGATCAGTAGTTTCTAATTTAAATTGCATAGGTGACAAAGATACATAATTGGAAGAATGTGAAAACTTAAATGTTTCTAAATCTATTTTTTTCTTTGACGGCCAAAACGAGATTTAAATTTTCCTTTTGAAGAGGTATTCTTTTTTACTGGAGAACGTTCTTTTGACGCTTCTTCTGTTTTGCTAGATGACTTTACCAACGCATTTATTTTATCCATTTCTGTTTTAGATAATTCTCGCCACTCACCTACTTTTAAATTACCCAATTCAACATTCATGATACGCGTTCTTTTCAACTTTGTAACCTCGTACCCTAAATACTCGCTCATTCTTCTAATCTGACGATTCAAGCCTTGAGTTAGAATAATTTTAAATGTATTTGAATTGATTTTTTCAACTTTACATTTCTTAGTAACTGTTCCAAGAATAGGAATTCCATTACTCATTCTCTGAATAAATCGATCGTTTATCGGTTTATCTACAGTTACTATATATTCTTTTTCATGATTATTACCTGCTCGTAAAATCTTATTTACAATATCTCCATCATTGGTCAAAAATATTAAACCTTCAGAAGGTT
This genomic window from Tenacibaculum sp. 190524A05c contains:
- the rluF gene encoding 23S rRNA pseudouridine(2604) synthase RluF — translated: MDKNNQDSINLNKYISSTGICSRREAERLITAGRVTINGKPTQLGNRVFEGDTVKIDGKPLKAKPKTLYIALNKPVGIVCTTDSKERKNIVKFVGHSQRLFPIGRLDKPSEGLIFLTNDGDIVNKILRAGNNHEKEYIVTVDKPINDRFIQRMSNGIPILGTVTKKCKVEKINSNTFKIILTQGLNRQIRRMSEYLGYEVTKLKRTRIMNVELGNLKVGEWRELSKTEMDKINALVKSSSKTEEASKERSPVKKNTSSKGKFKSRFGRQRKK
- the tgt gene encoding tRNA guanosine(34) transglycosylase Tgt, with amino-acid sequence MQFKLETTDPKSKARAGVITTDHGTIETPIFMPVGTVASVKGVHQSELKDEINPDIILGNTYHLYLRPKTDILEQAGGLHKFMNWDRNILTDSGGYQVYSLSGRRKINEEGVKFKSHIDGSTHFFTPENVMEIQRSIGADIIMAFDECTPYPCDYNYAKNSMHMTHRWLKRCIEHLGKVPPKYGYDQTFFPIVQGSTYKDLRKQSAEFIASVEAEGNAIGGLSVGEPAEELYAMTDIVCNILPEDKPRYLMGVGTPINILENIALGVDMFDCVMPTRNARNGMLFTAHGTINIKNKKWENDFSPIDEMGITFVDTLYSKAYLRHLFASKELLGKQIASIHNLGFYLWLVREARKHIKAGDFAQWKDKMVKQMSNRL